Proteins from one Bufo gargarizans isolate SCDJY-AF-19 chromosome 8, ASM1485885v1, whole genome shotgun sequence genomic window:
- the ASB8 gene encoding ankyrin repeat and SOCS box protein 8 isoform X3 — translation MEGDALCSSSIKSSPRRHRLGPSHVPAECQRQGVSPEGESLPTMLHMHRKCSLSERLIRAISSIRSLPGDTVESLIRKGADVNGPHDTLMPLHSACMVCDADCVELLLEKGANVNALDGYRRAALHYAAEKDETCVEILLEYGADPNAPDGNQDTPLHWAAFKNMDGCVQALLEGGAKVNARDYNQDTPLSWAVMKGNLESVRLLLEYGAQPDTANLKGQYPAGRLAVLMGRGLGGEREEECLELLHRACGTLRLRREGGVPPEAARDAQLSQRLVKLCSVPGTLKALARREVRGSLGECQLSQVVTELPVPKSIQDYVLLLH, via the exons ATGGAAGGAGACGCTCTCTGCTCTTCATCCATTAAAAGCAGCCCTAGGAGGCATCGCCTTGGTCCGTCTCATGTGCCCGCTGAGTGCCAGAGGCAGGGAGTCTCCCCGGAGGGTGA ATCGCTGCCCACCATGCTCCACATGCACAGGAAGTGCTCCCTCTCAGAGAGGTTGATACGTGCCATCTCCTCCATCCGCTCTCTGCCCGGAGACACGGTCGAGTCCCTTATCCGCAAG GGGGCCGATGTAAATGGTCCTCACGATACCCTGATGCCCCTACACAGCGCCTGCATGGTGTGCGACGCAGACTGCGTGGAGCTGCTCTTGGAGAAAGGAGCAAAT GTCAATGCCCTCGACGGCTACCGACGCGCAGCCTTGCACTACGCGGCGGAAAAAGACGAGACCTGCGTTGAAATCCTCCTGGAATACGGCGCCGACCCCAACGCTCCGGATGGTAATCAGGACACCCCCTTACACTGGGCTGCTTTCAAAAACATGGACGGCTGCGTACAAGCGTTACTAGAGGGCGGCGCAAAGGTCAATGCCAGAGACTACAAccaggacacacccctgagctgggcGGTTATGAAAGGCAATCTAGAGAGCGTGCGGCTGCTCCTGGAATATGGGGCCCAGCCCGACACTGCTAACCTCAAGGGTCAGTACCCGGCGGGGCGGCTTGCCGTTCTGATGGGTAGAGGCCTGGGTGGGGAGAGGGAGGAGGAATGCCTGGAACTTCTGCACAGAGCTTGTGGCACCCTCAGGTTGAGGAGAGAAGGTGGGGTGCCCCCTGAGGCTGCCCGTGATGCCCAGCTGTCTCAGCGTCTTGTCAAACTGTGCTCGGTCCCGGGAACTTTGAAAGCTCTGGCGAGGCGTGAGGTAAGGGGCAGCCTAGGAGAATGCCAGTTATCTCAAGTGGTGACCGAGCTGCCTGTTCCCAAATCCATACAGGACTACGTTCTGCTGCTGCACTGA
- the ASB8 gene encoding ankyrin repeat and SOCS box protein 8 isoform X2, whose translation MLHMHRKCSLSERLIRAISSIRSLPGDTVESLIRKGADVNGPHDTLMPLHSACMVCDADCVELLLEKGANVNALDGYRRAALHYAAEKDETCVEILLEYGADPNAPDGNQDTPLHWAAFKNMDGCVQALLEGGAKVNARDYNQDTPLSWAVMKGNLESVRLLLEYGAQPDTANLKGQYPAGRLAVLMGRGLGGEREEECLELLHRACGTLRLRREGGVPPEAARDAQLSQRLVKLCSVPGTLKALARREVRGSLGECQLSQVVTELPVPKSIQDYVLLLH comes from the exons ATGCTCCACATGCACAGGAAGTGCTCCCTCTCAGAGAGGTTGATACGTGCCATCTCCTCCATCCGCTCTCTGCCCGGAGACACGGTCGAGTCCCTTATCCGCAAG GGGGCCGATGTAAATGGTCCTCACGATACCCTGATGCCCCTACACAGCGCCTGCATGGTGTGCGACGCAGACTGCGTGGAGCTGCTCTTGGAGAAAGGAGCAAAT GTCAATGCCCTCGACGGCTACCGACGCGCAGCCTTGCACTACGCGGCGGAAAAAGACGAGACCTGCGTTGAAATCCTCCTGGAATACGGCGCCGACCCCAACGCTCCGGATGGTAATCAGGACACCCCCTTACACTGGGCTGCTTTCAAAAACATGGACGGCTGCGTACAAGCGTTACTAGAGGGCGGCGCAAAGGTCAATGCCAGAGACTACAAccaggacacacccctgagctgggcGGTTATGAAAGGCAATCTAGAGAGCGTGCGGCTGCTCCTGGAATATGGGGCCCAGCCCGACACTGCTAACCTCAAGGGTCAGTACCCGGCGGGGCGGCTTGCCGTTCTGATGGGTAGAGGCCTGGGTGGGGAGAGGGAGGAGGAATGCCTGGAACTTCTGCACAGAGCTTGTGGCACCCTCAGGTTGAGGAGAGAAGGTGGGGTGCCCCCTGAGGCTGCCCGTGATGCCCAGCTGTCTCAGCGTCTTGTCAAACTGTGCTCGGTCCCGGGAACTTTGAAAGCTCTGGCGAGGCGTGAGGTAAGGGGCAGCCTAGGAGAATGCCAGTTATCTCAAGTGGTGACCGAGCTGCCTGTTCCCAAATCCATACAGGACTACGTTCTGCTGCTGCACTGA
- the ASB8 gene encoding ankyrin repeat and SOCS box protein 8 isoform X1, whose product MLSLPTMLHMHRKCSLSERLIRAISSIRSLPGDTVESLIRKGADVNGPHDTLMPLHSACMVCDADCVELLLEKGANVNALDGYRRAALHYAAEKDETCVEILLEYGADPNAPDGNQDTPLHWAAFKNMDGCVQALLEGGAKVNARDYNQDTPLSWAVMKGNLESVRLLLEYGAQPDTANLKGQYPAGRLAVLMGRGLGGEREEECLELLHRACGTLRLRREGGVPPEAARDAQLSQRLVKLCSVPGTLKALARREVRGSLGECQLSQVVTELPVPKSIQDYVLLLH is encoded by the exons ATCGCTGCCCACCATGCTCCACATGCACAGGAAGTGCTCCCTCTCAGAGAGGTTGATACGTGCCATCTCCTCCATCCGCTCTCTGCCCGGAGACACGGTCGAGTCCCTTATCCGCAAG GGGGCCGATGTAAATGGTCCTCACGATACCCTGATGCCCCTACACAGCGCCTGCATGGTGTGCGACGCAGACTGCGTGGAGCTGCTCTTGGAGAAAGGAGCAAAT GTCAATGCCCTCGACGGCTACCGACGCGCAGCCTTGCACTACGCGGCGGAAAAAGACGAGACCTGCGTTGAAATCCTCCTGGAATACGGCGCCGACCCCAACGCTCCGGATGGTAATCAGGACACCCCCTTACACTGGGCTGCTTTCAAAAACATGGACGGCTGCGTACAAGCGTTACTAGAGGGCGGCGCAAAGGTCAATGCCAGAGACTACAAccaggacacacccctgagctgggcGGTTATGAAAGGCAATCTAGAGAGCGTGCGGCTGCTCCTGGAATATGGGGCCCAGCCCGACACTGCTAACCTCAAGGGTCAGTACCCGGCGGGGCGGCTTGCCGTTCTGATGGGTAGAGGCCTGGGTGGGGAGAGGGAGGAGGAATGCCTGGAACTTCTGCACAGAGCTTGTGGCACCCTCAGGTTGAGGAGAGAAGGTGGGGTGCCCCCTGAGGCTGCCCGTGATGCCCAGCTGTCTCAGCGTCTTGTCAAACTGTGCTCGGTCCCGGGAACTTTGAAAGCTCTGGCGAGGCGTGAGGTAAGGGGCAGCCTAGGAGAATGCCAGTTATCTCAAGTGGTGACCGAGCTGCCTGTTCCCAAATCCATACAGGACTACGTTCTGCTGCTGCACTGA